The Cyprinus carpio isolate SPL01 chromosome A9, ASM1834038v1, whole genome shotgun sequence genome window below encodes:
- the LOC109054548 gene encoding plasma membrane ascorbate-dependent reductase CYBRD1, with the protein MSLQQTARMENYKQFLCVFTLALALGFVSVAFALAWVLHFREGLGWDGGAAEFNWHPLLMVIGFIFLQGIAIVVYRLPWTWRCSKQMMKLIHAGLHVLAFILAVISVVAVFDFHNAKNIPNMYSLHSWIGLAAVILYPAQIVMGIAVYLIPATPVYVRAALMPVHIYSGLFIFISVIATALMGITEKLIFSLKSPAYKDSPPEAVLVNVLGLLIAAFGGLVLWIVTRPSWKRPREEITQGVSNYSTSPEDIKVGTAMTSRTEQESSLETRRRNGKAEESG; encoded by the exons ATGAGTTTACAGCAGACTGCGAGGATGGAGAACTACAAGCAGTTTCTCTGTGTCTTCACTCTGGCGCTGGCGCTCGGGTTTGTGTCGGTCGCCTTCGCTTTAGCGTGGGTTTTACACTTCCGAGAGGGGCTCGGCTGGGACGGAGGAGCGGCGGAGTTTAACTGGCACCCGCTGTTAATGGTGATCGGCTTTATCTTTCTTCAAGGAATCG caaTTGTAGTGTACAGGCTGCCATGGACCTGGAGGTGCAGCAAGCAGATGATGAAGCTTATCCACGCAGGGCTGCATGTTCTCGCCTTCATCTTGGCTGTCATCTCTGTGGTGGCTGTGTTTGATTTCCACAATGCAAAGAACATTCCCAATATGTACAGCCTGCACAGCTGGATTGGCCTGGCTGCTGTCATACTCTACCCAGCACAG ataGTTATGGGCATTGCCGTCTATCTGATACCTGCAACTCCAGTTTACGTGCGTGCTGCTCTCATGCCTGTACACATCTACAGCGGCCTGTTCATCTTCATCAGTGTTATAGCCACAGCTCTCATGGGCATCACAGAGAAACTCATATTTAGCCT GAAGAGCCCTGCTTATAAAGACTCTCCACCGGAAGCTGTTTTGGTAAATGTTCTCGGGCTGCTCATTGCTGCATTTGGTGGTCTTGTTCTCTGGATTGTTACTCGCCCCTCGTGGAAGAGGCCGAGAGAAGAAATCACACAAGGCGTGAGCAACTACAGCACAAGCCCAGAGGACATCAAAGTGGGCACTGCCATGACCTCAAGAACCGAGCAAGAATCCAGCCTCGAGACACGCAGACGCAATGGAAAAGCAGAAGAGTCTGGATAA